A portion of the Candidatus Omnitrophota bacterium genome contains these proteins:
- a CDS encoding biotin--[acetyl-CoA-carboxylase] ligase, whose product MERAAELARAGAAEGTLVWARRQTKGRGRHGRVWESPAGGIYCSIILRPTRPQQDIPQLSLVAGLSVAETIWKVAAGPGSHSLRRYARLAPARLAFARPSGPRSSRPGMPGRDTVPASGLRTPGLSERLPPAATNAVFPTIRWPNDVLINDKKVAGIIAESKGGAVMVGIGINVTTRQDDLPKTATSLKTAGASCDPLQLTGTLYQRFMAWYDIWSREGFGPIRAALRPWIGLFGQPVHIVAGTERCEGTALDVDETGRLIVRLNSGLLRPFEVGEVTVLR is encoded by the coding sequence ATGGAGAGAGCAGCGGAGTTGGCACGGGCAGGAGCGGCGGAGGGCACGCTGGTGTGGGCGCGGCGGCAGACGAAGGGGCGGGGACGCCATGGCCGAGTGTGGGAGTCTCCTGCGGGCGGCATCTATTGCTCGATCATCTTGCGACCGACGCGGCCTCAACAAGACATCCCGCAGCTTTCATTGGTGGCTGGGCTTTCCGTTGCAGAAACTATCTGGAAGGTCGCCGCGGGTCCTGGCTCGCATTCGCTTCGCCGGTACGCTCGGCTCGCCCCAGCGCGGCTCGCCTTCGCTCGGCCCTCCGGCCCTCGCTCGTCCCGCCCCGGTATGCCGGGGCGGGACACCGTGCCCGCTTCGGGCCTCCGGACGCCCGGCTTAAGCGAACGCTTGCCACCCGCGGCGACCAACGCTGTTTTTCCAACTATTCGGTGGCCGAATGATGTGCTGATCAATGACAAAAAAGTCGCCGGCATCATCGCGGAGTCCAAAGGTGGCGCGGTGATGGTCGGCATCGGCATCAATGTGACGACGCGCCAAGACGATTTGCCGAAGACGGCCACCTCGCTCAAGACCGCCGGAGCCTCCTGCGATCCGCTGCAGCTCACCGGGACGCTGTATCAGCGCTTCATGGCGTGGTACGATATTTGGAGCCGCGAAGGATTTGGACCCATCCGCGCAGCTCTTCGTCCCTGGATCGGCCTCTTCGGGCAACCGGTCCACATCGTCGCAGGCACTGAGCGATGTGAGGGTACGGCCTTGGATGTGGATGAAACCGGACGTCTGATTGTTCGTCTCAATTCAGGTCTGCTGCGGCCGTTTGAAGTGGGAGAAGTCACCGTGCTTCGATGA
- a CDS encoding NYN domain-containing protein, producing MSEPKNRAIVFIDGNNLYRGLRDCYGIERLDVEPFCRFLTQQHELRAIYYADANFLQERGQENYKRQQSYFSHLRSVKGLIFRRGYYGKWTMPPVEKRSDVYLAVDLVDLCHRDEFDVAYLISGDSDLTPAVDIVIREGKRVINVYFDKPQRNSYALRQHCQGHFLEITQSLAEQFQWRQK from the coding sequence ATGTCAGAGCCGAAGAATCGAGCGATTGTGTTCATTGATGGAAATAACCTTTATAGAGGCCTTCGAGACTGCTATGGAATCGAGCGATTGGATGTCGAGCCGTTCTGCAGGTTTCTGACGCAGCAGCACGAGTTGCGGGCGATCTACTATGCGGATGCCAACTTTTTACAGGAGCGCGGGCAGGAAAACTATAAGCGACAGCAGTCCTATTTCTCACATCTCCGCAGCGTTAAGGGCCTGATTTTTAGAAGGGGGTACTATGGCAAGTGGACAATGCCTCCGGTTGAAAAGAGGTCGGATGTGTATCTTGCCGTTGACTTGGTTGATCTCTGCCATCGCGACGAGTTTGATGTCGCCTACCTCATCTCAGGAGATTCAGATTTAACGCCAGCGGTGGACATCGTTATTCGAGAGGGTAAGCGCGTCATCAATGTTTACTTCGATAAACCACAACGCAATTCCTACGCTCTTCGCCAACACTGCCAAGGTCACTTTTTGGAAATCACCCAGTCATTAGCCGAGCAATTCCAATGGCGTCAAAAGTGA
- a CDS encoding type III pantothenate kinase has protein sequence MILAIDIGNTTTNFGVFEKGRLVSQFSIATQSNRTPDEITLQLKALAKTKRLHLRKAKQIMVCSVVPRMSSVLIQSLHSLGAMPIREVGQDLKVPLKNRYTYPEQVGQDRLVGAYAAWRLCSTQHTARSTQQRKARDVIVCDFGTAITIDLVKAPGEYWGGVIAPGLDISLEALATRTALLPKVELREPPELLGRDTANSVRSGILYGCASLCDGLVTQLKRQYAPKAVVVATGGASSLVAKHTRTIDHLRPHLVLEGLSLLS, from the coding sequence ATGATTCTGGCGATTGATATTGGGAATACGACGACGAATTTTGGCGTTTTCGAAAAAGGGCGGCTGGTGTCGCAGTTTTCGATTGCCACACAGTCCAACCGGACGCCGGATGAGATCACGCTGCAGCTCAAGGCGCTGGCGAAGACCAAGCGGCTGCATCTGCGGAAGGCGAAGCAGATTATGGTGTGCAGTGTGGTGCCGCGCATGTCCTCCGTGCTGATCCAATCGCTTCACTCGTTGGGGGCGATGCCGATCCGGGAGGTCGGGCAGGATCTGAAGGTGCCGCTGAAGAATCGGTACACGTATCCTGAGCAGGTGGGGCAAGACCGGCTTGTCGGAGCGTACGCCGCATGGCGGCTATGCAGCACACAGCACACAGCACGCAGCACACAGCAAAGGAAAGCACGGGACGTCATTGTGTGTGACTTCGGGACGGCAATTACCATTGATCTTGTCAAAGCGCCTGGGGAGTACTGGGGTGGGGTCATAGCTCCCGGGCTGGACATTTCCTTAGAGGCGCTTGCCACGCGCACCGCGCTGCTGCCCAAGGTGGAGCTGCGCGAGCCGCCTGAACTACTGGGCCGGGACACCGCCAATAGCGTTCGCTCAGGCATCCTCTATGGGTGTGCGTCCCTTTGCGACGGCCTGGTGACGCAGCTAAAGCGTCAGTACGCTCCTAAGGCGGTCGTGGTGGCAACTGGAGGGGCCAGCAGCCTCGTGGCCAAGCACACCCGCACGATTGACCACCTCCGTCCGCACCTTGTTCTGGAAGGCCTCTCACTATTAAGTTGA
- the groES gene encoding co-chaperone GroES, which translates to MAIKPLRDRIVVRALEAQEVTKSGIVLPDSAKEKPQEGKVVAVGTGRLLDDGKIKALDVKTGDRVLYGKYAGSEVTVEDQEYLILREEDILAIVQS; encoded by the coding sequence ATGGCTATTAAACCACTCAGGGATCGCATCGTGGTTAGAGCCCTTGAGGCGCAGGAAGTCACCAAAAGCGGCATTGTCCTGCCGGACTCTGCCAAGGAAAAGCCTCAAGAGGGCAAAGTGGTGGCCGTAGGAACCGGTCGCTTGCTTGATGACGGGAAGATCAAGGCCCTGGACGTCAAGACAGGCGACCGCGTGTTATATGGGAAGTATGCTGGGAGCGAGGTGACCGTGGAAGATCAGGAGTATCTGATCCTTCGCGAAGAGGACATCCTCGCCATCGTGCAATCGTAA
- the groL gene encoding chaperonin GroEL (60 kDa chaperone family; promotes refolding of misfolded polypeptides especially under stressful conditions; forms two stacked rings of heptamers to form a barrel-shaped 14mer; ends can be capped by GroES; misfolded proteins enter the barrel where they are refolded when GroES binds), producing the protein MAKQLLFDEDARRRMLEGVRQLSAAVKVTLGPKGRNVVLEKKFGSPTITKDGVSVAKEIDLEDPYQNLGAQLVKEVAEKTSDAAGDGTTSATVLAEAIFREGLKNVTAGANPMGLKRGIDKAVVEVVEQLKKLSKTVKDKKEIEQVATIAANYDREIGEKIADAMEKVGKDGVITVEESKSMATTLDLVEGMQFDQGFMSPYFVTDAERMECVLDEPYILIYEKKISAMKDLLPLLEKVAKAGRPIVIVAEDLEGEALATLVVNKLRGTLQCVAVKAPGYGDRRKEMLQDIAVLTVPGNNPRAITEDLGIKLENIQLEDLGRAKRIKIDKENTTIIEGAGKTANINGRIDQIKKQIEDSDSDYDREKLQERLAKLSGGVAQINVGAATETEMKEKKARVEDALHATKAAREEGIVPGGGVALIRCISVLEKLKLGGDEQIGVEIVRRSLEEPARQIAANAGQEGSVVVQRIKEEKTNVGFDADKLEYTDMVSAGIIDPTKVVRTALQNAASISGLLITTEALITELPEKDKPSPAGGHGGHGGPPDMGGMY; encoded by the coding sequence ATGGCTAAGCAGCTGCTCTTTGATGAAGACGCGCGCCGAAGAATGCTGGAAGGCGTGCGGCAACTCTCCGCAGCGGTCAAGGTGACCCTCGGACCCAAGGGACGCAATGTCGTCTTGGAAAAGAAGTTCGGCTCGCCCACCATCACCAAGGATGGGGTCAGCGTGGCCAAGGAAATTGATCTGGAAGATCCGTATCAGAATCTCGGCGCGCAGCTCGTGAAGGAAGTCGCCGAGAAGACCTCAGATGCGGCCGGTGACGGCACAACTTCAGCCACCGTGTTGGCCGAGGCGATTTTCCGCGAGGGGCTCAAGAACGTGACCGCCGGGGCGAACCCGATGGGTCTCAAGCGTGGCATCGACAAGGCGGTTGTGGAAGTGGTCGAGCAGCTCAAGAAGCTGTCCAAGACCGTGAAAGACAAGAAGGAAATCGAGCAGGTGGCCACGATCGCGGCGAACTACGACCGCGAGATCGGCGAGAAGATCGCTGATGCGATGGAAAAGGTCGGCAAAGACGGCGTGATCACGGTGGAAGAATCCAAGAGCATGGCGACCACGTTGGACTTAGTCGAGGGGATGCAGTTTGACCAGGGCTTCATGTCCCCCTACTTCGTGACTGACGCTGAGCGCATGGAATGCGTGCTCGATGAGCCCTACATCCTGATCTACGAAAAGAAAATCTCCGCGATGAAGGACCTGCTGCCGCTGTTGGAGAAAGTCGCCAAGGCCGGCCGGCCGATCGTCATCGTCGCCGAGGACCTCGAGGGTGAGGCCCTCGCGACCCTCGTCGTCAACAAGCTCCGCGGCACCCTGCAATGCGTGGCCGTCAAAGCTCCAGGCTACGGCGACCGCCGCAAGGAAATGCTGCAGGATATCGCCGTGCTCACCGTGCCCGGCAACAATCCCCGCGCCATCACCGAGGATCTGGGGATTAAGCTGGAGAACATTCAGCTTGAGGATTTGGGTCGGGCCAAGCGGATCAAGATCGACAAGGAAAACACCACGATCATTGAGGGGGCCGGCAAGACCGCCAACATCAATGGTCGGATTGATCAGATCAAGAAGCAGATCGAAGACAGCGACTCGGACTACGACCGCGAGAAATTGCAAGAGCGGCTCGCGAAGCTCTCCGGCGGGGTGGCCCAGATCAACGTGGGTGCCGCGACCGAGACCGAGATGAAAGAGAAGAAAGCGCGCGTTGAGGATGCCCTGCACGCGACCAAGGCCGCCCGAGAAGAGGGAATCGTGCCGGGTGGCGGTGTCGCCCTCATTCGCTGCATTTCAGTGCTGGAAAAGCTGAAGCTCGGCGGCGATGAGCAGATCGGGGTCGAGATCGTCCGCCGGTCGCTGGAAGAGCCAGCGCGGCAGATTGCGGCCAACGCGGGCCAGGAAGGCTCCGTGGTGGTGCAGCGCATTAAGGAAGAGAAGACCAACGTCGGCTTCGATGCGGACAAGCTGGAGTACACCGACATGGTGTCGGCCGGCATCATCGATCCG